In Ictalurus punctatus breed USDA103 unplaced genomic scaffold, Coco_2.0 Super-Scaffold_100056, whole genome shotgun sequence, the genomic window CACTGATTATGTTAATGAAAAGGCTGTGCCTATTGTACAGGATTGTTGTGATTGTCGTGCAGCTCTTGTAAGATGTGGTAAGGAAATTtgtgaaatacaaacacaaagaagtGGTGGTTGCTTtggattaagaagaaaaaaacctgccaAATTGATACGagtgtaatataaacaaatgtttgtgatgCCTGTGAAAGTCTTTCAAAAGTGAATCTGTAGGTAGTTTCCCTTCTGAAGACTGGAGCGAGTAAACACTCCTCAGGcactgcagagtttttgtggagtgtgtgtacatttttggacCAAGTGTGGTCCTCTCTCAGATTGTTTGCAGTTCCTCCGGTGTAAACTATAACACGTATAGTTTATAACAAGTATAGTTTACACACGTTAAAGACTTAACGATCCTTGCTATTCAGTAGACGTGTGCCAATAATCAATTCCTCAACGTATCACACTGTTTaacacgcacaaaaaaaaaaaaaaaaaaaaaaatcaatgagtgTTCTTTTTGTACTCGGGAGCAGCAGGAGAGTCGTGGGTGGCAGGTGCGTTGTGCGTTAGCAGAGGGCTTGAGTGTGTAGATGGATCCAAAATGGTGGCTgagttttatgtattattaagGAGCTCATCATGGTCAGGTTGTCCGGATTGGACAGGAGCACATTTCAGCAGGTGAGGACGCTACGCTGAAGGTGATCCGTGTACAGGAGCAGTAAGGAGGGATAGATGTTGCAGAGGGATAGATTCCGCCAGTTTCTTATCGATGGAGGAATTCGAGGACGCTGCACGAGTCGCTCTGTAGAAGTgctcgtctctttgacctgatTTTCCTGCATTGTAGGGAGCCGTGGTGGATGTGATGGTGTATTTGGAAGTACAAGATTGAGATTTTCCTGGTTCAGAAGCTGTATGTCCAATATCTGACTAGGTTTAGACTCGCCAGGTAGAGCGTAGGGGTTCGGAATGAGGGCTTGGTTTTTCTTCAGgctccctctcttcttcctgAGGTTCGGCTCGGACTTCTCCTCAGGGACCGATGGGTACTGGACCATAATGGTGGGTTTCTGGCGGAGGTCTTGGTGTGTATGAGGCTCGGTGGCCATGATGGTGCGAGCACTGTGCATTCTCTGAGGGAGTTTGGGGCCGGGCTCGCCGTGCTTCTTCTTCCAGCGCTTCAGCTGCGTGCGTTGCTCACGTTCCACGTCCTGTGCCGATACCTGCAACTCCAGAACCTACAGCAAAAATCAGTCACAAAAATGAACTGGAATAGAATGTCATTCTACTGTACTTAATGTGTTAGAATGGGCTTCATTACAACGTCATGTAAAAGacgatgataaatatttatgaactcTAATTTTGTAGAAATACGAAGGTGATGATGGATAAAACATGCTTGATCACCATGGCATGGACTCGCATAGTTACAGTAATGACAGGAAATGTTACAGTAGTGAAAgacccatcatcatcatcctcctggcaaccaagatggcggcgcacaccgttgctgcggctcacggctctcctttccagtgctctttttcattgtttttgtattatttctttattatttgtttgagcattatcgattccacgaacatccgctatacaagtcagaaccttatggatattggggatcaacaccgcatacctattacgagaatgtttcatcacacgcacaacatcccagacgacatagcgagattgccgggctctccgtggattgttgtcgggtccagaaggcggcgcagacggcggagggagaggaagcaaaagcggggatgcaggtccggtattatgctaaggctaagaaaacaaccacacaagccacctttaccgagcctgtttctctccaatgccagatccctagtgaataaaatcgacaacttggaattacaactagctggaaatcgctatgttcgcgactgctgtgttttgattattactgaaacctggcttcatccgaggatacccgatgctagcatgcagctagcaggtcgtactatgcttcgctgggacaggactgaggactccggtaagagcagagggggggctctgtatgtatgtgcatgagaattggtgtaacaacggaacaatgatagacaaacattgttcccctgacctcgagtacatgtccgtaagatgtcggcccttttttctaccgagagagcttacagtggtgattatcacggctgtgtatattccacctgatgccaatgtgaacacggcgctctctctcctgttgaacaccataaacgagcagcagagggcttacccagacggtgttcacataattgcaggagactttaataaggcgaacttgaagactgtactcccgaaattctatcaacatgttaagtgttttactagaggggcgaacactttggatcatgtttactccaacatcaagcacgcgtatagagccatacctctcccccacctcggccaatcagaccatctctccctcctgctctcccctgcctacacccccctcagacgcagtgtcacgaccactataaagactgttaccacctggcctgatgatgcattctgcaaactacaggactgcttcgaacagacagactgggatttgtttgaacatcaagagctagaaacattaacaggaacggtactggactacatcaagttctgtatcggaaatgtgactgtggaaaaaaacatccgggttttccaaaaccagaaaccatggatgaccaaacaggtctgcacactactcaaagcccgcgacgctgccttcaggtctggtaatagagctctgtacagagctgcccgtgccaacctgaaaggcggtattaaggaagctaaggcggcctataagaggagcatagagtcccacctgtccagcaaaaataaacgggaggtgtggcagggtatacagaacatcacaaactacagaggccgtgaggcgacaacaggagtcctgagtgcgattctggcagaagagctaaattgcttcttcgctcgctttgaaacatcacaacaacagcactcatctgctccagccccacctccaacctcatctggcccccgtaccagtccagccctgcctccatccccttctggttcctgcaccactctacttactgtgagggaacacgatgttagacggatgtttctggcagtgaaccccaggaaggctgctggcccagacggtgtacctggtaacgtgctcagatcatgtgcccaccagcttgcccacatctttaccagaattttcaatctctccctggcccaagcagtcatcccgtcctgcctaaaatcagccacaatcattccagtgccaaagaaatcgcccaccactagcctgaatgattatcgtcctgtagccctcactccagttatcatgaagtgctttgagagattggttcttcagcacatcaaggactacctccccccagatttcgatccttttcaatttgcttatcgtgcaaaaagatccacagaggatgctatcgccgtagctgtccactacgtgttgagacatcttgagcagcaacagagctacgtacggatgctttttgtggattacagttcggcttttaatacaataattccggacattctcgtcaccaaattggtcacccttggtctcccccgcctcacgtgtgcctggataaaggactttctgaccaaccggttccagacagtgagactcgggccccacctctcctccactcgcacgttgagcacaggttctccacagggctgtgtgttgagccccctcctgtactgtctctacacatatgactgtagaccagtctacaacaataatattattatcaagtttgctgacgacaccacagtggtcggacttatctcaaaaggagaggaggcagcctacagagaggaagtcctaaacttggcagcctggtgttcaaagaacaacctgactctaaacaccaagaaaaccaaggaacttattgtagacttcagaaaacacaacacggagctggcccccctcttcatcaatggggagtgtgtagagaaggtccacaccgtccggtttcttggcgtccttatctctgctaacatctcctggacggacaacatcacagcggtcatcaagaaggctcaaacgcggctacacttcctgagggttctcaggaagtacaatctggactccaatctgctgctgatcttctaccgctcgtccgtcgagagcttgctgacatactgtatcacggtgtggtatggtagctgcaccgcagcagacagggagaggcttcagagggtagtaagagcagcacagaagatcattggctgccctctcccctccctgatggatatttatacttcccattgcctcagcagaggaaaaactatcattaaggacagttctcaccctggctttgatctgttcaatctgttgccctcagggagacgttacaggtgcatcaaaacaaggactagcagatttaagaatagtttcttcccaaaagctattaccatgataaacaaacacatgtactgagtccacagcatatgtatttagtgtctcaaaactgtgcatctcatagtacctccgccatccaccctaatatctatctatcgtgcatatatcttgcatatactgtatatcttgtttatttattttgtttatttatcttatttatttatctgtgtattatctgtttattcttcttgtgtattgaatgtatatgtttgcacggaacaaaaaggagtggctcttaatttcattgtacatgtgtatagtgacaataaaaggcattcattcattcattcattcactcctcctcctccttctctctgttgTGTTACCTGGAGCACGAAGAAGCCCTCCTGCATGTATCTAGGCTCAATCGCTCTGAGGACCTCCATGGTCTCATACTGACCCGGACAGGCCTTGAGCTTATCCCGAGTACCCAGCATGGACGTCAACACCACCAAACCCACACAGAATATCATTTTCACTCCtacacaaagaaagaatgagagagagaatcaacacagaaagaaaagaaggacaagtgtgtgtttgtgtctgaccGTCACACAGGAACATGTCCCACACTCTGAGGACCGAGGCCCAGGGCAGAGTTCTGGAGAAGGCGCACATGAACCACTCCATCATGTAGAGCACCGGCTCGATCTTGTGCTTGTCCAGGTGCCGATACGCCACAGAACACACTCGCTTCACAGCGCATGCAGGATCTCTCCGTCCAGCTGAACCGCCTCCTGCACACATAACGGTTCACAATAAGCGATATAACTTGCtgttaataacacaaaacaactgtTCTCCTACACAGAGAAGCCCTGTTTCTAATAATACACTGTGCAGTGCAGAAATCTgggaggaagaaataaaacacgtaaaattacaaaacaaaactacagctcacactaaaatacataaacacacactcacaataatatagaacattaaaccttaaagaaaaaactaagcaaaactgcctcatgaacacagcaacacatacacacaaacacaagatggcggtgttgaGTCGCCTCGTACAGCGGAGCAGGGTGGGGTTTGTAGCTCCGATATATAATTTCTAACAGACCTTATGATCTGTGTGGCGTTACAAAACTAAATTACCGAGTGCGAATGTTTCCTCTACAACTtcagactgaactgaactacATTCGCTTCAGtcagatttcagtttttcactttttcacgcCTGCAATCCACGGATACACAACTATAGCCGTTTTAAAAACGTGCATTCAGTCCGGTTTCTCGTTTCTACTGTACTTCTATATTCCAATTTATTTAACTAggcctgtaaaaagaaaaaaaaacccaaacacatggCAAATGGTACTTCTCAGCTTAATTTGATTGGTGAACAAATACAGTGGTCTCAGTTGATCCTAAATGTTTCTTTCCCAACAAAATAGAaggtttaacaaataaaaaaatgtaatttcaatGTCACTCTTATTTCATTGGTCCATGAAACCTATA contains:
- the LOC108261664 gene encoding TBC1 domain family member 10A — encoded protein: MSSEGVAVCGCVNACIFNPIFLSLCVSQRVGLGDENHANSERSPLFVQFIDCVWQMMRQMPLHQNLSYCFCVKNVEELQREATSSCSISSSSEHTSPSSHSGGGSAGRRDPACAVKRVCSVAYRHLDKHKIEPVLYMMEWFMCAFSRTLPWASVLRVWDMFLCDGVKMIFCVGLVVLTSMLGTRDKLKACPGQYETMEVLRAIEPRYMQEGFFVLQVLELQVSAQDVEREQRTQLKRWKKKHGEPGPKLPQRMHSARTIMATEPHTHQDLRQKPTIMVQYPSVPEEKSEPNLRKKRGSLKKNQALIPNPYALPGESKPSQILDIQLLNQENLNLVLPNTPSHPPRLPTMQENQVKETSTSTERLVQRPRIPPSIRNWRNLSLCNIYPSLLLLYTDHLQRSVLTC